In Crinalium epipsammum PCC 9333, the following are encoded in one genomic region:
- the aroH gene encoding chorismate mutase, with protein sequence MEWRVRAIRGATTASENTIEAIAEAVKELLDELETKNQIDPTEIISAFFTTTRDLDAIFPAAIARQRPHWDNVALLDVQQMHVEGGLERCIRFLIHINLPASQTQIYHPYLRQAKNLRPDWSLAEISLPSKAMQSHFL encoded by the coding sequence GTGGAGTGGAGAGTTAGGGCAATTCGTGGGGCAACAACCGCCTCAGAAAATACGATAGAGGCGATCGCAGAAGCAGTAAAAGAACTGTTAGATGAATTAGAAACAAAAAATCAAATAGACCCCACTGAAATCATTAGTGCCTTCTTCACAACCACCCGCGATCTAGACGCTATTTTTCCGGCTGCGATCGCCCGCCAACGACCCCACTGGGACAACGTGGCACTACTAGATGTCCAACAAATGCACGTTGAGGGTGGCTTAGAACGCTGTATTAGATTTTTAATTCATATCAATCTGCCAGCTTCCCAAACCCAAATCTATCATCCCTACCTGCGTCAAGCCAAAAATCTCAGACCAGATTGGAGCCTTGCCGAAATCAGCTTACCATCAAAAGCAATGCAGTCTCATTTCCTTTAA